From a single Piliocolobus tephrosceles isolate RC106 chromosome 21, ASM277652v3, whole genome shotgun sequence genomic region:
- the TMEM160 gene encoding transmembrane protein 160 codes for MGGGWWWARAARLARLRFRRSLLPPQRPRSGGARGSFAPGHGPRAGASPPPVSELDRADAWLLRKAHETAFLSWFRNGLLASGIGVISFMQSDMGREAAYGFFLLGGLCVVWGSASYAVGLAALRGPMQLTLGGAAVGVGTVLAASLLWACAVGLYMGQLELDVELVPEDDGTASAEGPDEAGRPPPE; via the exons ATGGGAGGCGGCTGGTGGTGGGCTCGGGCCGCTCGCCTGGCCCGTCTCCGCTTCCGGAGGTCGCTACTGCCGCCTCAGCGGCCCCGGAGCGGGGGGGCCCGGGGGTCCTTCGCCCCCGGCCACGGCCCCCGCGCCGGGGCTTCGCCGCCCCCAGTGTCCGAGCTGGACCGTGCGGACGCCTGGCTCCTCCGAAAGGCGCACGAGACAG cctttCTCTCCTGGTTCCGCAATGGCCTCCTGGCGTCGGGCATCGGAGTCATCTCCTTCATGCAGAGTGACATGGGTCGGGAAGCAGCATATG GCTTCTTCCTGCTGGGCGGTCTGTGCGTGGTGTGGGGCAGTGCCTCGTACGCGGTGGGCCTGGCGGCGCTGCGAGGGCCCATGCAGCTGACGCTGGGGGGCGCGGCCGTGGGCGTGGGCACCGTGCTTGCTGCCAGCCTGCTCTGGGCGTGCGCAGTGGGCCTCTACATGGGGCAGCTGGAGCTGGACGTGGAGCTGGTGCCTGAGGACGACGGGACGGCCTCCGCGGAAGGCCCTGATGAGGCGGGTCGGCCGCCACCCGAGTGA